In the genome of Populus trichocarpa isolate Nisqually-1 chromosome 6, P.trichocarpa_v4.1, whole genome shotgun sequence, one region contains:
- the LOC18100478 gene encoding plasma membrane ATPase 4 isoform X1, whose protein sequence is MAKAFSLEEIKNENVDLEKIPVEEVFEQLKCTKEGLTSEEGANRLQIFGPNKLEEKKESKFLKFLGFMWNPLSWVMEAAAIMAIALANGDGRPPDWQDFVGITCLLVINSTISFIEENNAGNAAAALMAGLAPKTKVLRDGKWTEEDAAILVPGDIISVKLGDIIPADARLLEGDPLKVDQSALTGESLPVTKHPGDEVFSGSTCKQGEIEAVVIATGVHTFFGKAAHLVDSTNQVGHFQKVLTAIGNFCICSIAVGMVIEIIVMYPIQHRKYRDGIDNLLVLLIGGIPIAMPTVLSVTMAIGSHKLSQQGAITKRMTAIEEMAGMDVLCSDKTGTLTLNKLSIDKNLIEVFAKGVDKDYVILLAARASRVENQDAIDAAMVGMLADPKEARAGIREVHFLPFNPVDKRTALTYIDAAGNWHRASKGAPEQILALCNCREDVKKKVHSCIDKFAERGLRSLAVARQQVPEKSKESPGGPWEFVGLLNLFDPPRHDSAETIRRALNLGVNVKMITGDQLAIAKETGRRLGMGTNMYPSASLLGQDKDASIATLPVEELIERADGFAGVFPGGCFRYATYDRNIRHPSVSIRLDRLFYLTKSIFFIEHKYEIVKKLQERKHIVGMTGDGVNDAPALKKADIGIAVADATDAARSASDIVLTEPGLSVIISAVLTSRAIFQRMKNYTIYAVSITIRIVFGFMLIALIWKYDFSPFMVLIIAILNDGTIMTISKDRVKPSPLPDSWKLKEIFATGIVLGGYLALMTVIFFWAVHDTDFFSEKFGVRSLRKNDEEMMGALYLQVSIVSQALIFVTRSRSWSFIERPGLLLVSAFMIAQLVATVIAVYANWGFARIKGIGWGWAGVIWIYSIVFYFPLDIMKFAIRYILSGKAWLNLLENKTAFTTKKDYGKEEREAQWALAQRTLHGLQPPETAGVFNEKSGYRELSEIAEQAKRRAEVARLRELHTLKGHVESVVKLKGLDIDTIQQHYTV, encoded by the exons ATGGCAAAGGCCTTTAGTCTCGAGGAGATCAAGAATGAGAACGTTGATCTa GAAAAGATTCCGGTTGAGGAAGTGTTTGAGCAATTGAAATGTACAAAAGAAGGTTTGACCTCGGAGGAAGGAGCCAACCGGCTTCAAATCTTTGGCCCCAACAAATTGGAAGAGAAAAAG GAAAGCAAATTTCTCAAGTTCTTGGGGTTCATGTGGAATCCTCTATCATGGGTTATGGAAGCTGCAGCTATCATGGCTATTGCATTGGCGAATGGCGATGGAAGGCCCCCAGATTGGCAAGACTTTGTCGGTATCACCTGCTTGCTTGTGATCAACTCTACCATTAGTTTCATTGAAGAAAACAATGCGGGAAATGCTGCTGCTGCACTTATGGCTGGCCTGGCTCCTAAAACCaag GTTCTTAGGGATGGAAAGTGGACTGAGGAGGATGCTGCAATTCTGGTTCCCGGAGACATCATTAGTGTCAAATTGGGAGATATCATTCCTGCTGATGCCCGTCTCCTTGAGGGTGATCCTTTAAAGGTTGATCAATCTGCTCTCACCGGGGAGTCACTTCCAGTAACTAAGCATCCAGGCGATGAAGTTTTCTCAGGCTCCACTTGTAAACAAGGAGAGATTGAGGCTGTTGTTATTGCTACTGGTGTTCACACCTTCTTCGGAAAGGCTGCGCATCTGGTGGACAGCACCAACCAAGTTGGCCACTTCCAAAAGGTTCTTACTGCTATTGGGAACTTCTGTATTTGTTCCATAGCAGTTGGAATGGTTATTGAGATCATAGTCATGTACCCGATTCAGCACCGCAAGTACAGAGATGGAATTGACAATCTTTTGGTTCTCTTGATTGGAGGCATCCCCATTGCTATGCCAACGGTCTTGTCGGTGACGATGGCTATTGGATCCCACAAGCTGTCCCAACAAGGTGCCATCACTAAGCGTATGACTGCCATTGAAGAGATGGCAGGTATGGATGTACTCTGCAGTGACAAAACTGGGACTCTAACCCTCAACAAACTGAGCATTGACAAAAACTTGATTGAGGTTTTTGCAAAGGGTGTGGACAAAGATTATGTCATCCTGCTTGCTGCCAGGGCCTCTAGAGTTGAAAATCAAGATGCCATTGATGCTGCCATGGTTGGAATGCTTGCTGATCCAAAGGAG GCAAGGGCTGGTATAAGAGAGGTGCACTTCCTTCCATTCAATCCTGTGGACAAGAGGACTGCTTTAACCTACATTGATGCTGCTGGAAACTGGCATAGAGCAAGTAAAGGTGCCCCTGAGCAG ATCCTCGCCCTATGCAATTGCAGGGAAGATGTTAAGAAGAAGGTTCATTCTTGTATTGATAAGTTTGCTGAAAGAGGGCTTCGGTCATTGGCTGTTGCTAGACAG CAAGTACCTGAGAAAAGTAAGGAAAGTCCGGGTGGTCCATGGGAGTTTGTTGGCTTGTTGAACCTCTTTGATCCTCCAAGACATGACAGTGCTGAGACCATCCGTAGAGCTCTCAATCTCGGCGTAAATGTCAAGATGATTACtg GTGATCAGCTTGCTATTGCAAAGGAGACAGGACGAAGGCTTGGAATGGGAACAAACATGTACCCTTCAGCTTCTTTACTTGGTCAGGATAAGGATGCAAGCATAGCTACTCTTCCTGTTGAAGAGTTGATTGAGAGGGCAGATGGGTTTGCTGGCGTGTTTCCAGGTGGGTGCTTTCGTTATGCCACCTATGACAGAAATATTCGGCACCCGTCGGTGTCGATTCGGTTAGATAGATTATTTTATCTAACTAAATCCATTTTCTTTATAGAGCACAAATATGAAATCGTGAAGAAATTGCAAGAAAGGAAGCACATTGTCGGAATGACTGGTGATGGTGTTAATGATGCACCTGCATTGAAGAAGGCAGATATTGGAATTGCTGTTGCTGATGCTACAGATGCTGCAAGAAGTGCGTCTGACATTGTTCTAACAGAGCCTGGATTGAGTGTCATTATAAGTGCTGTGCTGACCAGTAGAGCTATTTTCCAAAGGATGAAGAACTACACT ATCTATGCAGTTTCCATCACAATCCGTATTGTG TTTGGGTTCATGCTTATTGCTCTGATATGGAAATACGACTTCTCTCCTTTCATGGTTTTGATTATTGCCATCCTAAATGATG GTACAATTATGACGATCTCAAAGGATAGAGTTAAGCCATCACCCTTACCTGATAGCTGGAAACTAAAAGAGATATTTGCCACTGGAATCGTACTTGGTGGTTACCTGGCATTGATGACTGTGATATTCTTCTGGGCAGTGCACGATACTGATTTCTTTTCG GAAAAATTTGGTGTCAGATCGTTaaggaaaaatgatgaagaaatgATGGGTGCTTTATACCTTCAAGTTAGTATTGTGAGCCAAGCTCTCATTTTCGTGACTCGTTCTCGCAGCTGGTCCTTTATTGAACGACCTGGTCTGCTACTGGTGTCTGCTTTCATGATTGCACAGCTG GTTGCAACTGTGATTGCCGTTTATGCCAACTGGGGTTTTGCAAGGATCAAGGGAATTGGCTGGGGTTGGGCTGGTGTCATCTGGATTTACAGTATTGTTTTCTATTTCCCACTTGATATTATGAAGTTTGCCATCCGCTACATCCTAAGTGGAAAGGCTTGGCTCAATTTGCTAGAGAACAAG ACCGCCTTTACCACGAAGAAAGATTATGgtaaagaggagagagaagctCAATGGGCTCTTGCACAAAGGACCTTGCATGGGCTTCAACCACCAGAGACTGCTGGTGTCTTCAATGAAAAGAGCGGCTATAGGGAGTTGTCTGAAATCGCTGAGCAGGCTAAGAGACGAGCAGAGGTTGCAAG GCTCCGGGAGCTTCACACACTTAAGGGGCATGTTGAATCGGTTGTTAAACTCAAGGGTTTGGATATTGATACCATCCAGCAACATTATACAGTGTAA
- the LOC18100478 gene encoding plasma membrane ATPase 4 isoform X2, producing the protein MAKAFSLEEIKNENVDLEKIPVEEVFEQLKCTKEGLTSEEGANRLQIFGPNKLEEKKESKFLKFLGFMWNPLSWVMEAAAIMAIALANGDGRPPDWQDFVGITCLLVINSTISFIEENNAGNAAAALMAGLAPKTKVLRDGKWTEEDAAILVPGDIISVKLGDIIPADARLLEGDPLKVDQSALTGESLPVTKHPGDEVFSGSTCKQGEIEAVVIATGVHTFFGKAAHLVDSTNQVGHFQKVLTAIGNFCICSIAVGMVIEIIVMYPIQHRKYRDGIDNLLVLLIGGIPIAMPTVLSVTMAIGSHKLSQQGAITKRMTAIEEMAGMDVLCSDKTGTLTLNKLSIDKNLIEVFAKGVDKDYVILLAARASRVENQDAIDAAMVGMLADPKEARAGIREVHFLPFNPVDKRTALTYIDAAGNWHRASKGAPEQILALCNCREDVKKKVHSCIDKFAERGLRSLAVARQQVPEKSKESPGGPWEFVGLLNLFDPPRHDSAETIRRALNLGVNVKMITGDQLAIAKETGRRLGMGTNMYPSASLLGQDKDASIATLPVEELIERADGFAGVFPEHKYEIVKKLQERKHIVGMTGDGVNDAPALKKADIGIAVADATDAARSASDIVLTEPGLSVIISAVLTSRAIFQRMKNYTIYAVSITIRIVFGFMLIALIWKYDFSPFMVLIIAILNDGTIMTISKDRVKPSPLPDSWKLKEIFATGIVLGGYLALMTVIFFWAVHDTDFFSEKFGVRSLRKNDEEMMGALYLQVSIVSQALIFVTRSRSWSFIERPGLLLVSAFMIAQLVATVIAVYANWGFARIKGIGWGWAGVIWIYSIVFYFPLDIMKFAIRYILSGKAWLNLLENKTAFTTKKDYGKEEREAQWALAQRTLHGLQPPETAGVFNEKSGYRELSEIAEQAKRRAEVARLRELHTLKGHVESVVKLKGLDIDTIQQHYTV; encoded by the exons ATGGCAAAGGCCTTTAGTCTCGAGGAGATCAAGAATGAGAACGTTGATCTa GAAAAGATTCCGGTTGAGGAAGTGTTTGAGCAATTGAAATGTACAAAAGAAGGTTTGACCTCGGAGGAAGGAGCCAACCGGCTTCAAATCTTTGGCCCCAACAAATTGGAAGAGAAAAAG GAAAGCAAATTTCTCAAGTTCTTGGGGTTCATGTGGAATCCTCTATCATGGGTTATGGAAGCTGCAGCTATCATGGCTATTGCATTGGCGAATGGCGATGGAAGGCCCCCAGATTGGCAAGACTTTGTCGGTATCACCTGCTTGCTTGTGATCAACTCTACCATTAGTTTCATTGAAGAAAACAATGCGGGAAATGCTGCTGCTGCACTTATGGCTGGCCTGGCTCCTAAAACCaag GTTCTTAGGGATGGAAAGTGGACTGAGGAGGATGCTGCAATTCTGGTTCCCGGAGACATCATTAGTGTCAAATTGGGAGATATCATTCCTGCTGATGCCCGTCTCCTTGAGGGTGATCCTTTAAAGGTTGATCAATCTGCTCTCACCGGGGAGTCACTTCCAGTAACTAAGCATCCAGGCGATGAAGTTTTCTCAGGCTCCACTTGTAAACAAGGAGAGATTGAGGCTGTTGTTATTGCTACTGGTGTTCACACCTTCTTCGGAAAGGCTGCGCATCTGGTGGACAGCACCAACCAAGTTGGCCACTTCCAAAAGGTTCTTACTGCTATTGGGAACTTCTGTATTTGTTCCATAGCAGTTGGAATGGTTATTGAGATCATAGTCATGTACCCGATTCAGCACCGCAAGTACAGAGATGGAATTGACAATCTTTTGGTTCTCTTGATTGGAGGCATCCCCATTGCTATGCCAACGGTCTTGTCGGTGACGATGGCTATTGGATCCCACAAGCTGTCCCAACAAGGTGCCATCACTAAGCGTATGACTGCCATTGAAGAGATGGCAGGTATGGATGTACTCTGCAGTGACAAAACTGGGACTCTAACCCTCAACAAACTGAGCATTGACAAAAACTTGATTGAGGTTTTTGCAAAGGGTGTGGACAAAGATTATGTCATCCTGCTTGCTGCCAGGGCCTCTAGAGTTGAAAATCAAGATGCCATTGATGCTGCCATGGTTGGAATGCTTGCTGATCCAAAGGAG GCAAGGGCTGGTATAAGAGAGGTGCACTTCCTTCCATTCAATCCTGTGGACAAGAGGACTGCTTTAACCTACATTGATGCTGCTGGAAACTGGCATAGAGCAAGTAAAGGTGCCCCTGAGCAG ATCCTCGCCCTATGCAATTGCAGGGAAGATGTTAAGAAGAAGGTTCATTCTTGTATTGATAAGTTTGCTGAAAGAGGGCTTCGGTCATTGGCTGTTGCTAGACAG CAAGTACCTGAGAAAAGTAAGGAAAGTCCGGGTGGTCCATGGGAGTTTGTTGGCTTGTTGAACCTCTTTGATCCTCCAAGACATGACAGTGCTGAGACCATCCGTAGAGCTCTCAATCTCGGCGTAAATGTCAAGATGATTACtg GTGATCAGCTTGCTATTGCAAAGGAGACAGGACGAAGGCTTGGAATGGGAACAAACATGTACCCTTCAGCTTCTTTACTTGGTCAGGATAAGGATGCAAGCATAGCTACTCTTCCTGTTGAAGAGTTGATTGAGAGGGCAGATGGGTTTGCTGGCGTGTTTCCAG AGCACAAATATGAAATCGTGAAGAAATTGCAAGAAAGGAAGCACATTGTCGGAATGACTGGTGATGGTGTTAATGATGCACCTGCATTGAAGAAGGCAGATATTGGAATTGCTGTTGCTGATGCTACAGATGCTGCAAGAAGTGCGTCTGACATTGTTCTAACAGAGCCTGGATTGAGTGTCATTATAAGTGCTGTGCTGACCAGTAGAGCTATTTTCCAAAGGATGAAGAACTACACT ATCTATGCAGTTTCCATCACAATCCGTATTGTG TTTGGGTTCATGCTTATTGCTCTGATATGGAAATACGACTTCTCTCCTTTCATGGTTTTGATTATTGCCATCCTAAATGATG GTACAATTATGACGATCTCAAAGGATAGAGTTAAGCCATCACCCTTACCTGATAGCTGGAAACTAAAAGAGATATTTGCCACTGGAATCGTACTTGGTGGTTACCTGGCATTGATGACTGTGATATTCTTCTGGGCAGTGCACGATACTGATTTCTTTTCG GAAAAATTTGGTGTCAGATCGTTaaggaaaaatgatgaagaaatgATGGGTGCTTTATACCTTCAAGTTAGTATTGTGAGCCAAGCTCTCATTTTCGTGACTCGTTCTCGCAGCTGGTCCTTTATTGAACGACCTGGTCTGCTACTGGTGTCTGCTTTCATGATTGCACAGCTG GTTGCAACTGTGATTGCCGTTTATGCCAACTGGGGTTTTGCAAGGATCAAGGGAATTGGCTGGGGTTGGGCTGGTGTCATCTGGATTTACAGTATTGTTTTCTATTTCCCACTTGATATTATGAAGTTTGCCATCCGCTACATCCTAAGTGGAAAGGCTTGGCTCAATTTGCTAGAGAACAAG ACCGCCTTTACCACGAAGAAAGATTATGgtaaagaggagagagaagctCAATGGGCTCTTGCACAAAGGACCTTGCATGGGCTTCAACCACCAGAGACTGCTGGTGTCTTCAATGAAAAGAGCGGCTATAGGGAGTTGTCTGAAATCGCTGAGCAGGCTAAGAGACGAGCAGAGGTTGCAAG GCTCCGGGAGCTTCACACACTTAAGGGGCATGTTGAATCGGTTGTTAAACTCAAGGGTTTGGATATTGATACCATCCAGCAACATTATACAGTGTAA
- the LOC18100478 gene encoding plasma membrane ATPase 4 isoform X3 has protein sequence MWNPLSWVMEAAAIMAIALANGDGRPPDWQDFVGITCLLVINSTISFIEENNAGNAAAALMAGLAPKTKVLRDGKWTEEDAAILVPGDIISVKLGDIIPADARLLEGDPLKVDQSALTGESLPVTKHPGDEVFSGSTCKQGEIEAVVIATGVHTFFGKAAHLVDSTNQVGHFQKVLTAIGNFCICSIAVGMVIEIIVMYPIQHRKYRDGIDNLLVLLIGGIPIAMPTVLSVTMAIGSHKLSQQGAITKRMTAIEEMAGMDVLCSDKTGTLTLNKLSIDKNLIEVFAKGVDKDYVILLAARASRVENQDAIDAAMVGMLADPKEARAGIREVHFLPFNPVDKRTALTYIDAAGNWHRASKGAPEQILALCNCREDVKKKVHSCIDKFAERGLRSLAVARQQVPEKSKESPGGPWEFVGLLNLFDPPRHDSAETIRRALNLGVNVKMITGDQLAIAKETGRRLGMGTNMYPSASLLGQDKDASIATLPVEELIERADGFAGVFPEHKYEIVKKLQERKHIVGMTGDGVNDAPALKKADIGIAVADATDAARSASDIVLTEPGLSVIISAVLTSRAIFQRMKNYTIYAVSITIRIVFGFMLIALIWKYDFSPFMVLIIAILNDGTIMTISKDRVKPSPLPDSWKLKEIFATGIVLGGYLALMTVIFFWAVHDTDFFSEKFGVRSLRKNDEEMMGALYLQVSIVSQALIFVTRSRSWSFIERPGLLLVSAFMIAQLVATVIAVYANWGFARIKGIGWGWAGVIWIYSIVFYFPLDIMKFAIRYILSGKAWLNLLENKTAFTTKKDYGKEEREAQWALAQRTLHGLQPPETAGVFNEKSGYRELSEIAEQAKRRAEVARLRELHTLKGHVESVVKLKGLDIDTIQQHYTV, from the exons ATGTGGAATCCTCTATCATGGGTTATGGAAGCTGCAGCTATCATGGCTATTGCATTGGCGAATGGCGATGGAAGGCCCCCAGATTGGCAAGACTTTGTCGGTATCACCTGCTTGCTTGTGATCAACTCTACCATTAGTTTCATTGAAGAAAACAATGCGGGAAATGCTGCTGCTGCACTTATGGCTGGCCTGGCTCCTAAAACCaag GTTCTTAGGGATGGAAAGTGGACTGAGGAGGATGCTGCAATTCTGGTTCCCGGAGACATCATTAGTGTCAAATTGGGAGATATCATTCCTGCTGATGCCCGTCTCCTTGAGGGTGATCCTTTAAAGGTTGATCAATCTGCTCTCACCGGGGAGTCACTTCCAGTAACTAAGCATCCAGGCGATGAAGTTTTCTCAGGCTCCACTTGTAAACAAGGAGAGATTGAGGCTGTTGTTATTGCTACTGGTGTTCACACCTTCTTCGGAAAGGCTGCGCATCTGGTGGACAGCACCAACCAAGTTGGCCACTTCCAAAAGGTTCTTACTGCTATTGGGAACTTCTGTATTTGTTCCATAGCAGTTGGAATGGTTATTGAGATCATAGTCATGTACCCGATTCAGCACCGCAAGTACAGAGATGGAATTGACAATCTTTTGGTTCTCTTGATTGGAGGCATCCCCATTGCTATGCCAACGGTCTTGTCGGTGACGATGGCTATTGGATCCCACAAGCTGTCCCAACAAGGTGCCATCACTAAGCGTATGACTGCCATTGAAGAGATGGCAGGTATGGATGTACTCTGCAGTGACAAAACTGGGACTCTAACCCTCAACAAACTGAGCATTGACAAAAACTTGATTGAGGTTTTTGCAAAGGGTGTGGACAAAGATTATGTCATCCTGCTTGCTGCCAGGGCCTCTAGAGTTGAAAATCAAGATGCCATTGATGCTGCCATGGTTGGAATGCTTGCTGATCCAAAGGAG GCAAGGGCTGGTATAAGAGAGGTGCACTTCCTTCCATTCAATCCTGTGGACAAGAGGACTGCTTTAACCTACATTGATGCTGCTGGAAACTGGCATAGAGCAAGTAAAGGTGCCCCTGAGCAG ATCCTCGCCCTATGCAATTGCAGGGAAGATGTTAAGAAGAAGGTTCATTCTTGTATTGATAAGTTTGCTGAAAGAGGGCTTCGGTCATTGGCTGTTGCTAGACAG CAAGTACCTGAGAAAAGTAAGGAAAGTCCGGGTGGTCCATGGGAGTTTGTTGGCTTGTTGAACCTCTTTGATCCTCCAAGACATGACAGTGCTGAGACCATCCGTAGAGCTCTCAATCTCGGCGTAAATGTCAAGATGATTACtg GTGATCAGCTTGCTATTGCAAAGGAGACAGGACGAAGGCTTGGAATGGGAACAAACATGTACCCTTCAGCTTCTTTACTTGGTCAGGATAAGGATGCAAGCATAGCTACTCTTCCTGTTGAAGAGTTGATTGAGAGGGCAGATGGGTTTGCTGGCGTGTTTCCAG AGCACAAATATGAAATCGTGAAGAAATTGCAAGAAAGGAAGCACATTGTCGGAATGACTGGTGATGGTGTTAATGATGCACCTGCATTGAAGAAGGCAGATATTGGAATTGCTGTTGCTGATGCTACAGATGCTGCAAGAAGTGCGTCTGACATTGTTCTAACAGAGCCTGGATTGAGTGTCATTATAAGTGCTGTGCTGACCAGTAGAGCTATTTTCCAAAGGATGAAGAACTACACT ATCTATGCAGTTTCCATCACAATCCGTATTGTG TTTGGGTTCATGCTTATTGCTCTGATATGGAAATACGACTTCTCTCCTTTCATGGTTTTGATTATTGCCATCCTAAATGATG GTACAATTATGACGATCTCAAAGGATAGAGTTAAGCCATCACCCTTACCTGATAGCTGGAAACTAAAAGAGATATTTGCCACTGGAATCGTACTTGGTGGTTACCTGGCATTGATGACTGTGATATTCTTCTGGGCAGTGCACGATACTGATTTCTTTTCG GAAAAATTTGGTGTCAGATCGTTaaggaaaaatgatgaagaaatgATGGGTGCTTTATACCTTCAAGTTAGTATTGTGAGCCAAGCTCTCATTTTCGTGACTCGTTCTCGCAGCTGGTCCTTTATTGAACGACCTGGTCTGCTACTGGTGTCTGCTTTCATGATTGCACAGCTG GTTGCAACTGTGATTGCCGTTTATGCCAACTGGGGTTTTGCAAGGATCAAGGGAATTGGCTGGGGTTGGGCTGGTGTCATCTGGATTTACAGTATTGTTTTCTATTTCCCACTTGATATTATGAAGTTTGCCATCCGCTACATCCTAAGTGGAAAGGCTTGGCTCAATTTGCTAGAGAACAAG ACCGCCTTTACCACGAAGAAAGATTATGgtaaagaggagagagaagctCAATGGGCTCTTGCACAAAGGACCTTGCATGGGCTTCAACCACCAGAGACTGCTGGTGTCTTCAATGAAAAGAGCGGCTATAGGGAGTTGTCTGAAATCGCTGAGCAGGCTAAGAGACGAGCAGAGGTTGCAAG GCTCCGGGAGCTTCACACACTTAAGGGGCATGTTGAATCGGTTGTTAAACTCAAGGGTTTGGATATTGATACCATCCAGCAACATTATACAGTGTAA